Part of the Gemmatimonadota bacterium genome is shown below.
GAGAAGCATCACATTGGAGATGTGAATGGGAGCCTCGCGCTCGATAATCCCCGCCTGGCGGGTTGCCGACGCGCGTGTGTGACGCTTGATGAAGTTCACGCCCTCCACGATCACTCTCTCCGTATCGGGGAATATCCGAAGGATCTTCCCCGTCTTTCCCCGGTCATCGCCGGAGATCACCACAACCTGGTCGAACCGTCTGATCTTCATCACGCTCTCCTAAACGACTTCCGGCGCGAGGGAAACAATCTTCATGAACTTCTTCTCCCTGAGCTCCCGCCCCACCGGGCCGAAGATGCGCGTACCACGCGGCTCCTTCTGGTCCGTGACCAGCACCGCCGCATTGTCATCGAACCGGATGTAGGATCCGTCTCGGCGACGGATCTCCTTCCGGGTGCGTACCACGACGCCGCGAACGACCTCGCCCTTCTTCACTCCCCCTCCGGGGATGGCATCCTTGACAGTCAGCACCACCATGTCCCCAATGGACGCGTAGCGTCGGCCGCTGCCTCCGAGAACGCGGATCACCAAGGCGCGACGGGCGCCCGAGTTGTCCGCAATGTCGACGATCGATTCCTGCTGGACCATGATTCCGGTCTCCCGACTTCTACTTGACCTTGCGGACGGTTTCCAAGAACCGCCACCGCTTGTGCTTCGACAGCGGCCGCGTCTCCATCACTCGCACGACATCTCCCACGGCGCAGACATTGTCTTCATCGTGGACCATGACCTTGGAAGTCTTGTTGATGATCTTCCCGTAAAGCGGATGCTTGACGCGGCGGTGGATGGCCACGACAGCGGTCTTCTCCCCGCCGGCCGAGACCACTTCCCCGGTCCTTGTCTTTCGGACGCCTCTCGTAGTCTCCATTCGATCAGCCCTCCCCGGGCGGTGTCTGCCCATGAGTGGCGGGCGTTGCCTTCTCGCGGATGAGTGTCTCGACCCGGGCGATGTCTCGCCGGACCCTGCGAATGTGCAGCGGGTTGTCCAGGGGCTGGGTGGTCAGACGGAACTTCAGGTTGAAGTACTCCGTCCGAAGATCCACGCGCTGCGCCTTCAGGTCGTCGAGGGTCAACTGCCGCATTTCCTGAATATTCATGGTCTCAGGACTCCATGCTCTGGGTTCCTCTTGCGAGGAACCTCGTTCGGATCGGGAGCTTGTGCGCCGCAAGCTTCATGGCCTGCTGCGCCATCTCCACCGAAACCCCTTCCAGTTCGAAGATAATGCGTCCCGGCTTTACCACCGCGACCCAGAAC
Proteins encoded:
- the rplX gene encoding 50S ribosomal protein L24, yielding MKIRRFDQVVVISGDDRGKTGKILRIFPDTERVIVEGVNFIKRHTRASATRQAGIIEREAPIHISNVMLLDPADGTPTRVGHQVLADGRKQRIARKSGEVAPEAER
- the rplN gene encoding 50S ribosomal protein L14; its protein translation is MVQQESIVDIADNSGARRALVIRVLGGSGRRYASIGDMVVLTVKDAIPGGGVKKGEVVRGVVVRTRKEIRRRDGSYIRFDDNAAVLVTDQKEPRGTRIFGPVGRELREKKFMKIVSLAPEVV
- the rpsQ gene encoding 30S ribosomal protein S17 produces the protein METTRGVRKTRTGEVVSAGGEKTAVVAIHRRVKHPLYGKIINKTSKVMVHDEDNVCAVGDVVRVMETRPLSKHKRWRFLETVRKVK
- the rpmC gene encoding 50S ribosomal protein L29, which produces MNIQEMRQLTLDDLKAQRVDLRTEYFNLKFRLTTQPLDNPLHIRRVRRDIARVETLIREKATPATHGQTPPGEG